From the genome of Solanum stenotomum isolate F172 chromosome 5, ASM1918654v1, whole genome shotgun sequence:
GATTATCGCAATATTGTGTTGCAGTTACTGTTCCTTTTTTCAGAATAGTCATCATACTTCCTATAATTTTCCATGATTTCTTCACTtacattatttcttttttcaatatgCTTTTCCTTGAACCGAGGgtttatcagaaacaacctctctgcCTCCCAAGGTAAGGGGTACGGTCTGCGTACCCTCCCTAAActccacttgtgagattacactgaGTATGTTGTCGTGAGATTACACTGAGTATGTTGTCGTGAGATTACACTAAGTATGTTGTTGTTCTTATAAGCTTTAATTTTCTCCTAATCCTAGGCACCTAGCTCAGCCACTGTAATTGTTATAACGGTGTCAATTTTCTGCTGAATGCCCCTCAAAGTGAGAGTCTTTTACACATCCCGAAAGATCCGCCATCCTATCCCTAAAGATCAGCTATTCTATCTCTACAAATCTGCTATTCAATCCCTCTAAATCTGCCTTGCTATCCCTCCAAATCagctattctatcacaatatttattcctttgattctacaacaaatgtatatgatcatgctaatataattatagtaatatatacaatcatttaGTTGTCCATCATGCTAACAAACGGATCATCTCATATTTAGGCAATGACCCCAACCTAGTTCAGAAAATACTTGAACCTTCTCATCTGGATGAAGAATCCAAATACTTGCAAAATCTTCAAGGCGTTCTCCGAAATTCTGGAACTTCAGCTGTAGCATGGGTTGGTGAAAGTGGAGGAGTTTATAACAGTGGTCGCAATCTTGTTTCAAATAGCTTTGTGTCCAGCTTTTGGTAATAATTCAACCTAACTGGTCTATCTATACCTCTGGTAACTTTCTTGTCAATATTTCATAGAAGTGATTTTGCATCTTGCAATATATAGGTACTTGGATCAGATTGGGATGTCAGCCACGTTCGATACTAAGAAATATTGTCGACAAACATTGGTTGGTGGCAACTACGGTCTCCTCAACACCACAAACTTTCATCCAAATCCTGATTATTATGGGTATGCCTTAGCAACTCTTCAATGTTGTTTTCTTGAAAACAAGACTAACTGCATCATCTACAGAACTAATGTAGAACACGTTTAACTTCGTAATGTAACATACTTGTTTAGCATTATACTTATTGTTACTTGCATTCTCTTTCATGCATACAGTGCTCTTTTATGGCATCGTTTGATGGGAAGGAATGTTCTATCGACACAATTCCAAGGAATGAAAAAACTGCGCTCGTACGCTCACTGTTCAAAATCTTCTGTAAGTATAAATAGTGTAAATTCGAACATGAGAGATTGTGATGTCTAAATACATAATTGATATGTTGCAGGAAGGAATCACACTGATGTTGATCAACATGCATGGTAGTACAACAGTTAATATTAGTCTTTCAGTCACTCTTGCTAACACAAACGAGTCGCCAATGCTGCTACAACTCACAAATGATCAGAACCCGAGACACGGAATTGAGAGGGAAGAATATCACCTTACAGCCAAAGATGGTGATTTACATAGCCAAACAGTGCTTTTGAATGGAAAGGAACTTAATGTGGATCATTTTGGAAGAATCCCTCTCTTGAAACCTATAAGAGTGAACCCCTCTGATCCAATTTCCATTGCTCCTCTTTCAATTGTATTTGTTCACATTCCCACTATTCAAGTGCCTGCTTGTAGTATGTCTACTAGAGAGTACATGTAAGAGTTATTTCCTCCTTTGATCATggatttatttttgtaataaattaggTGCTAATGAATAAGAGCATGTTTGAGCACACTTTCAAAATCtactattttgagaaataaatacTCAAAAGAAGCACTTTGCCAGAGTAGCAATTTGTGTTTAACTATGAGCTTGTTTatattgacttattttagatgTTATAAACACTTTTGTAGTGTTtagggaaaatgaaaaagagtcAATAAAGTAAGGTAAGATTTGCGTACACTCCATGCTCTCCATATCTCAATTGTGGGATTTGTGGGATTATATTAAGTATATTGTTGTTagataaaataacaaaaatagatCACTAAGTCAGAATTCCTAACTTATAGTTAAAAGACATTTAAGCCCATAGAAACAAGTTTTAATCATTCAAAAAactcttttttcaattttatctagagaagagaaaaattacaaaagataTCGATAAAATTGGATATAATACATATAGTGGTCGAGACATTGTATTCAATAAGAAGTTTTAACATCTattgtatgtatatattaagaaaatatgacCTTTAGTGCAGATCCCGAGGCTTCGGACTAATTTCGAGCCCCCTcgtgaaatttgaaataaaatggaGTTTGAGTGTGGGATCCAGTTTTTGTTGAGACAACCTCAATTGGAAGTATCAACTGCTCGGTTGAGTCtagaatatcaaatttaatgaCACAGAATTTCGAACGAATTTCGAGCACCCCGTATTGACACTtgccaaaactaaaaattttaaacaataagataaatttttttaataatcaacTAACCGaactattaaaattttcatcGCCCTCTCCGGTCTgctcaaacacaaaaaaaaacaaatagtaattGTACAAAAGGACCACatgttaaaaaaattctacataAAATGACAacttttcttgatattattttCTCGACAATGAATACTGAATTGTTGGACTAGAAGACAATACATATATAAAGACAAATAATACCATTGCCAAATTCGAGGCATCTTCTACTTGTGGCTAAGCCTCCAAAGAAATCATAGTTCTAGAATTACACTCCCTTTTTGTGATTAACAAGGTGAGATTTCCCAATATCATTACCACTCATTAAAAATCAACTAGTagcaaaattttagttttaaaataaaaaaaatgatatttaaaaattgaaattgtttttaattttttgtgagTGATCTGGAGTGAAATAagtgaaaataactttttggtattttttcaaaattttattagattttttacaactctagaaaaagtaaaagaataaattaaaatttatgaccaAATACACCTAAGCAGTAGAAAGTGAAGTTTATAGGTTTTTAGAACGATCTCaagttaatatataataataataattagttttacaCTAGATATTTAGTGAAAGGGTGTATTCAATATAAGAGAAAAcgtttttcatgaaaaatattttcaaggaaattaagtttgtttcttgtttattttcttctatGCAATATGTAACAAAACATATTATCCTAAAAGCATTTGTGTATAACTTAGACAAATACTATGAAAAGGTGAAGCGGTGGGGATGAGGCTCTATGTGTAGGAGCAAAGATAAAGTGTGTTGGATAGTGGGTAATGTAGAATTAACATGAAATTTTTCTTTAACGAATGAACATAGGAAAATTGAACTCCATTGAAACACAATCTTGGTACAAGATAAATGCATGATCTCGACAAAAGCTATTGGGTTCAGAGGCGTATGCGGTCACCGgcttcacgtgaacccatgctttCCTTCcgaaatcatatatagtagtgttatatttttaattttttgttaaatatagaTATGTGAACTCACACatgaagtatcatataatgtgacgatgattgggtgcacctcttagtgaggttagaaatttgaaatttatatctatcttgttttatttttctttctaaaattgggTAACGCTTCTCTAAGTTGTTATTGCTAGCACTTTTGgcgttttaattaattaagcatttcAATATtgaacctataattttaaaattttaactattttcAATGATTAAAACCTAAATATCTTATCAATTAGATCCACTTTTTCATAATAGTGCATCCATATTTCCGAAATCCTGGATACGACTCTGATTGGGTTCACGTGAAACCATACTTTGCTAGATCCGCTTCTGCAGTCCTCATAGTTCCAAACCTTAATTAAGAACTTATATATAAACTTCCATCAAGAACAGAAATTCAAGAAAGCAAAGatgaaaatagaaagaaaacaGAGAGTAGTACTAGTGCCATACCCATTCCAGGGGCATTTAACACCAATGCTACAGCTTGGAAGTATCCTTCATTCACAAGGCTTTTCTGTTATAGTTATACATACTGAGTACAATACTCCTAATTATTCCAATCATCCTCAATTCGTCTTCCATTCAATGGATGACGGATTACAAGGAATTGACCTATCATTTCCGAGTTTAGAAAACATGTATGATTTGAACGAAAACTGCAAGGCGCCTCTCAGAAACTACCTTGTTAGTATGATggaagaggaaggtgatcagcTTGCTTGTATCGTTTATGACAACGTCATGTTCTTTGTCGATGATGTAGCCACCCAGTTGAAGCTTCCCAGCATTGTCCTGCGTACTTTCAGTGCTGCATATTTGCACTCTATGATCACCATTTTTCAGCAACCTGAAAAATATTTACCTTTTGAAGGTATGAGAACAATTACACATACTCTGCTTCAACATCTAAATGAAAAAATCATCCTTATagttaatgttttcttaagggGCGTGCAAACagaaaaaatgacaagtaaagtTATTTCAGTTTCAGtaaaatattttggtacatttttcTTCCATTATGCTCATCTTTTGCTAAGTTTGCATTGATTACTCTATGCAATTTCAGATTCTCAGCTGCTGGATCCATTACCAGAGCTTCATCCCTTGAGATTTAAGGATGTACCGTTTCCTACCATCAAAAATACAGTTTCAGAACCGATACTAGACTTCTGTAGAGCAATGAGTGATATAGGATCATCTGTCGCGACTATATGGAACACGATGCAAGACTTGGAGAGTTCAATGTTATTACGCCTTCAAGAACATTACAAGGTGCCCTTCTTTCCAATAGGCCCTTTACACAAAATGGCACCTTTGGCCTCATCGACTAGCATACTAGAAGAAGACAATAGCTGCATCGAGTGGCTTGATAGACAAGCCCCTAACTCTGTTCTCTATGTCAGCTTGGGTAGCCTAGTGAGGATTGATGACAAAGAGCTAATTGAGACTGCTTGGGGATTAGCTAATAGTGATCAACCCTTCTTGTGGGTTATTCGACCGGGCTCTGTCTCTGGCTTTCAATGTGCTGAGGCACTGCCTgatggttttgagaaaatggtAGGAGAAAGAGGACGAATAGTGAAATGGGCACCACAAAAACAGGTGCTTGCACATCCCGCGATAGCAGGCTTTTTCACACATTGTGGTTGGAATTCTACGGTTGAAAGTATTTGTGAACAAGTCCCTATGATATGCAGGCCATTTTTAGGAGACCAACCGGTGAACGCAAGGTATCTGAGCCAAATATACAAGGTTGGGTTCGAATTGGAGGCTATCGAGAGAACGGTAATAGAGAAAACAATACGAAAACTCATGTTAAGTGAAGAAGGCAAAGATGTGAAGAAAAGAGTAGTAGACatgaaacaaaacataattGCTGCTATGCAGATTGAAGGCACTTCACATAAGAATCTGAATGATTTGGTAGACTTCATTTCTGCCTTGCCATCACGGCTCGCTCCGCCATTGCCTGTTGTTGGGGCAATCATGAGCTCAAACCATATAGCAAGCAAGTGTATCATAGAGTCTTGAGTTATTTTTGAGCTCAAACCATATATTTGTGGCCTGTTAGCTTGGCAAGACAACAAGTCCTTAATCACAAAAGGAAGAATAAGATAAGAAGTGAACTTTTCATAAGTCCATGGTGCAAATACTGAAGCAATTTACTTTAGTTTGTTGATTGGTTTTATAAGTTGGGAACTTTGACATATTGTTCCTAGTTGGTAGGATAATATTTTCGTGgaaaataaatgattttcttacttattttgtGGTGTTTGATTAGTAAAGAATATTATTGTCCCAAGAGTATCTATTTACACATAGACCTGGAACCACCCTATAACATAGGCACGGACTTGACTCGACCCGACCTCACCCCAACACTGACCTAAGACAAAACCCTGACCTTGACATCGACTCAAAACTTGATCCTCGATCAGACCCTGACCTAACCTTAACCTAGGACCTGACAACTGACCCCATGCCACGAGCTGCAACCCGAAGTTAACTCTGAACCTAACCTCAACCCAGATCCATGACCCCGTCCAGAGACCTCAACCCCAACGAGGACCCGACTCCTGACCCCAATCTCAAATCTGGACCCCAATCCCGGGTCCCAACTGGACCCAAGagtatttattgattttgttttcaactCATTTGATATTCGATATTTATATGGCATTCGACTATGAGTGacttcataagtgagtaactgttggaataaaaatcaaaattaggtGACTTTGTACGTAAAACACTTATAGCTGAGTGACATTTGGaataaaattcaaagttgagcAGCGTTCGGAGATAAAATGATGTTTAGACATTAGTAATACAAaggtaaaacaaattaaattaactagTACACAAAATTTGTAAAGGGAGTTTTGACCTTAATACAAaggtaaaacaaattaaattagcTAGTACAAAAATTGTAAATGAAGTTTTGACCTAAATAATACAAAGGTAAAGCAAATTAAACTAACCAGTACAAAATTTGTAAATGAAGTTTTGACCTTAATAATACAAaggtaaaacaaattaaattaaccaGTACAAAATTTGTAAATGAAGTTTTGACCTTAATAATACAAAGTTaacacaaattaaattaactagTACAAAATTAACTATAAACTTGTATACATAAACTTCCTTCAAGAACACTATTACTTAACTCTTGAATAGAAGAGAAACTCAAGAAAACAAAgatgaaaattgaaagaaaacagAGTGTAGTACTAGTACCATACCCATTCCAGGGGCATTTAACACCAATGTTGCAGCTTGGAAGTATCCTTCATTCACAAGGCTTTTCTGTTATAATTGCACACCCTGAATACAATACTCCTAAATATTCCAATCATCCTGAATTCGTCTTCCATTCTATGGATGACGGATTAAAGGGAATTGAAATATCATTACCGAGTTTAGAGAACATATATGATTTGAATGAGAACTGCAAGGCGCCCCTCAGAAACTACCTTGTTAAAATGATgaaagaggaaggtgatcagcTCGCTTGTATCATTTATGATAATGTCATGATTTTCGTAGATGATGTAGCCACTCAGTTAAGGCTTCCCAGCATTGTCCTGCACACTTCCAGTGCTACATATTTGCACTCTATGATCACCATTTTTCAGCAgccagaaaaatattttccttttgaagGTATGAGAACAAACACATTCTCTGCTTCaagattttaatgaaaaatcatttcGATAACAATAACTATGCTTCAGTCACAAACAAGTTGAGGTCGGCTATGTGAATCTTCACTGACCATGTTCCCTATTTACATTCATCACAAGCCAatattatagaaaataaaaataaaagtagaaatGAAAGGTACCCTTTCCAGTCGATTTTACTTGCCGTCCTTACATAAAATAGATGGTCCAAGATAATTGTCATTTTAGAAAAACAAGATATAATTAACTATTAGTTTTCACTTTTATCTTTACTCAATAAATGTGGAAAGAAATTAATGTGGTGGAGAAGAGAGTAGTATTAAATTGAGATCAAATAATAAACAAGGATAATTTGGTCAAATTACACTTTAAGTTATTGTTTTCTTATAGGGCGAGcaaaaaaaatgacaagtaaaatggAACAAAGTGAGTACTAGAAGGATAATTCAGCCTATAATCTTTTTCTTCCGTTATGTTGTATCTTTCGCTTAAGCTTGCATTAATTACTCACTACAATTCCAGATTCTCAGTTGTTGGATCCGTTACCAGAGCTTTATCCCTTGAGGTTTAAGGATGTACCAATTCCTGTTGTTAATAATACAGTTGCAGAACCGGTACTAGACTTCTTTAGAGCAATCAGCGATATAGGATCATCTGTTGCGACTATTTGGAACACGATGCAAGACATGGAGAATTCAATATTGTTACGCCTTCAAGAACATTACAAGGTGCCCTTCTATGCAACAGGCCCTTTTCACAAAATGGCGCCTATGGCCTCATCGACTAGCATACTACAAGAAGATAACAGCTGCATCAAGTGGCTGGACAGACAAGCTCCTAACTCTGTTCTCTATGTCAGCTTAGGTAGCCAAATGAGGATTGATGACAAAGAGCTAACTGAGACTGCTTGGGGATTAGCTAATAGTAATCAACCGTTCTTGTGGGTTATTCAACCTGGCTCTGTCTCTGGCTTTCAATGTGCTGAGGCACTGCCTgatggttttgagaaaatggtAGGAGAAAGAGGACGAATAGTGAAATGGGCACCACAAAAACAGGTGCTTGCACATCCCGCGGTAGCAGGCTTTTTCACTCATTGTGGTTGGAATTCTACGCTTGAAAGTATTTTGGAGGAAGTCCCTTTGATATGCAGGCCATTTGTAGCAGACCAGCCGGTGACAGCTAGGTATCTGAGCCAAATATACAAGGTTGGGTTCGAATTGGAGGTTATCGAGAGAACGGTCATAGAGAAAACAGTAAGAAAACTCATGTTAAGTGAAGAAGGCAAAGATCTGAAGAAAAGAGTAGTAGACATGAAACATAACATAGTTGCTGGTATGCAGATTGATGGTACTTCACATAAGAATCTAAATGATTTGGTAGACTTCATTTCTGCCTTGCCATCACGGTTCGTTCTGCCATAACCTGTTGTTGGATCAAATATAGCAAGCAAGTGTATCATAGAGTCCTGAAGTTAGAAGAATTACAAACTTTTTGTTGCCTGTTAGCCTTGCAAGACAAAAAGTCCTTAATCACAAAAGGAAGAATAAGATAATTAGTGAACTTTTCTGAAGTCCGTGGGGTAAATGCTGAAGCAATATAGCAGCCTGCTACAATCACaaaactttattattttagtcTGTTGATTTGTTTAATAAGTTGGGAACTTTGACATATTGTTTGCTAGTTGTTAGAACTGAGATATATTTACTCTTTGTTATCCCCatgttaaaaatataatatgtagtatacAACGAGGGAGCTAGTAAAACAATGgttgtgtttggtatgaatgaatatgttttcctagaaaacatTTTTGTGGAAAATAAATGGTTTTCTTACTTATTTCCTGGTGTTCGGTTAGTATAAAGAAAATGTTGTCCCATGAGTATTTATGTATAATCTGGGCAAATACTATGACATGGACCCA
Proteins encoded in this window:
- the LOC125864397 gene encoding UDP-glycosyltransferase 76E1 isoform X15, which codes for MKIERKQRVVLVPYPFQGHLTPMLQLGSILHSQGFSVIVIHTEYNTPNYSNHPQFVFHSMDDGLQGIDLSFPSLENMYDLNENCKAPLRNYLVSMMEEEGDQLACIVYDNVMFFVDDVATQLKLPSIVLRTFSAAYLHSMITIFQQPEKYLPFEDSQLLDPLPELHPLRFKDVPFPTIKNTVSEPILDFCRAMSDIGSSVATIWNTMQDLESSMLLRLQEHYKVPFFPIGPLHKMAPLASSTSILEEDNSCIEWLDRQAPNSVLYVSLGSLVRIDDKELIETAWGLANSDQPFLWVIRPGSVSGFQCAEALPDGFEKMVGERGRIVKWAPQKQVLAHPAIAGFFTHCGWNSTVESICEQVPMICRPFLGDQPVNARYLSQIYKVGFELEAIERTVIEKTIRKLRLSEEGKDVKKRVVDMKQNIVAAMQIEGTSHKNLNDLVDFISALPSRLAPPLPVVGAIMSSNHIASKCIIES
- the LOC125864397 gene encoding UDP-glycosyltransferase 76E1 isoform X10 — its product is MKIERKQRVVLVPYPFQGHLTPMLQLGSILHSQGFSVIVIHTEYNTPNYSNHPQFVFHSMDDGLQGIDLSFPSLENMYDLNENCKAPLRNYLVSMMEEEGDQLACIVYDNVMFFVDDVATQLKLPSIVLRTFSAAYLHSMITIFQQPEKYLPFEDSQLLDPLPELHPLRFKDVPFPTIKNTVSEPILDFCRAMSDIGSSVATIWNTMQDLESSMLLRLQEHYKVPFFPIGPLHKMAPLASSTSILEEDNSCIEWLDRQAPNSVLYVSLGSLVRIDDKELIETAWGLANSDQPFLWVIRPGSVSGFQCAEALPDGFEKMVGERGRIVKWAPQKQVLAHPAIAGFFTHCGWNSTVESICEQVPMICRPFLGDQPVNARYLSQIYKVGFELEVIERTVIEKTIRKLMLSEEGKDVKKRVVDMKQNIVAAMQIDGTSHKNLKDLVDFISALPSRLPPATPVVGAIMSSNHTPSKCIIESRS
- the LOC125864397 gene encoding UDP-glycosyltransferase 76E1 isoform X18, whose product is MKIERKQRVVLVPYPFQGHLTPMLQLGSILHSQGFSVIVIHTEYNTPNYSNHPQFVFHSMDDGLQGIDLSFPSLENMYDLNENCKAPLRNYLVSMMEEEGDQLACIVYDNVMFFVDDVATQLKLPSIVLRTFSAAYLHSMITIFQQPEKYLPFEDSQLLDPLPELHPLRFKDVPFPTIKNTVSEPILDFCRAMSDIGSSVATIWNTMQDLESSMLLRLQEHYKVPFFPIGPLHKMAPLASSTSILEEDNSCIEWLDRQAPNSVLYVSLGSLVRIDDKELIETAWGLANSDQPFLWVIRPGSVSGFQCAEALPDGFEKMVGERGRIVKWAPQKQVLAHPAIAGFFTHCGWNSTVESICEQVPMICRPFLGDQPVNARYLSQIYKVGFELEVIERTVIEKTVRKLMLSEEGKDLKKRVVDMKHNIVAGMQIDGTSHKNLNDLVDFISALPSRLAPPLPVVGAIMSSNHIASKCIIES
- the LOC125864397 gene encoding UDP-glycosyltransferase 76E1 isoform X4, which gives rise to MKIERKQRVVLVPYPFQGHLTPMLQLGSILHSQGFSVIVIHTEYNTPNYSNHPQFVFHSMDDGLQGIDLSFPSLENMYDLNENCKAPLRNYLVSMMEEEGDQLACIVYDNVMFFVDDVATQLKLPSIVLRTFSAAYLHSMITIFQQPEKYLPFEDSQLLDPLPELHPLRFKDVPFPTIKNTVSEPILDFCRAMSDIGSSVATIWNTMQDLESSMLLRLQEHYKVPFFPIGPLHKMAPLASSTSILEEDNSCIEWLDRQAPNSVLYVSLGSLVRIDDKELIETAWGLANSDQPFLWVIRPGSVSGFQCAEALPDGFEKMVGERGRIVKWAPQKQVLAHPAIAGFFTHCGWNSTVESICEQVPMICRPFLGDQPVNARYLSQIYKVGFELEAIERTVIEKTIRKLMLSEEGKDVKKRVVDMKQNIVAAMQIDGTSHKNLKDLVDFISALPSRLPPATPVVGAIMSSNHTPSKCIIESRS
- the LOC125864397 gene encoding UDP-glycosyltransferase 76E1 isoform X11; the encoded protein is MKIERKQRVVLVPYPFQGHLTPMLQLGSILHSQGFSVIVIHTEYNTPNYSNHPQFVFHSMDDGLQGIDLSFPSLENMYDLNENCKAPLRNYLVSMMEEEGDQLACIVYDNVMFFVDDVATQLKLPSIVLRTFSAAYLHSMITIFQQPEKYLPFEDSQLLDPLPELHPLRFKDVPFPTIKNTVSEPILDFCRAMSDIGSSVATIWNTMQDLESSMLLRLQEHYKVPFFPIGPLHKMAPLASSTSILEEDNSCIEWLDRQAPNSVLYVSLGSLVRIDDKELIETAWGLANSDQPFLWVIRPGSVSGFQCAEALPDGFEKMVGERGRIVKWAPQKQVLAHPAIAGFFTHCGWNSTVESICEQVPMICRPFLADQPVNARYLSQIYKVGFELEVMERTVIEKTIRKLMLSEEGKDVKKRVVDMKQNIVAAMQIDGTSHKNLKDLVDFISALPSRLPPATPVVGAIMSSNHTPSKCIIESRS
- the LOC125864397 gene encoding UDP-glycosyltransferase 76E1 isoform X19; its protein translation is MKIERKQRVVLVPYPFQGHLTPMLQLGSILHSQGFSVIVIHTEYNTPNYSNHPQFVFHSMDDGLQGIDLSFPSLENMYDLNENCKAPLRNYLVSMMEEEGDQLACIVYDNVMFFVDDVATQLKLPSIVLRTFSAAYLHSMITIFQQPEKYLPFEDSQLLDPLPELHPLRFKDVPFPTIKNTVSEPILDFCRAMSDIGSSVATIWNTMQDLESSMLLRLQEHYKVPFFPIGPLHKMAPLASSTSILEEDNSCIEWLDRQAPNSVLYVSLGSLVRIDDKELIETAWGLANSDQPFLWVIRPGSVSGFQCAEALPDGFEKMVGERGRIVKWAPQKQVLAHPAIAGFFTHCGWNSTVESICEQVPMICRPF
- the LOC125864397 gene encoding UDP-glycosyltransferase 76E1 isoform X9, whose translation is MKIERKQRVVLVPYPFQGHLTPMLQLGSILHSQGFSVIVIHTEYNTPNYSNHPQFVFHSMDDGLQGIDLSFPSLENMYDLNENCKAPLRNYLVSMMEEEGDQLACIVYDNVMFFVDDVATQLKLPSIVLRTFSAAYLHSMITIFQQPEKYLPFEDSQLLDPLPELHPLRFKDVPFPTIKNTVSEPILDFCRAMSDIGSSVATIWNTMQDLESSMLLRLQEHYKVPFFPIGPLHKMAPLASSTSILEEDNSCIEWLDRQAPNSVLYVSLGSLVRIDDKELIETAWGLANSDQPFLWVIRPGSVSGFQCAEALPDGFEKMVGERGRIVKWAPQKQVLAHPAIAGFFTHCGWNSTVESICEQVPMICRPFLGDQPVNARYLSQIYKVGFELEVIERTVIEKTIRKLMLSEEGKDVKKRVVDMKQNIVAAMQIDGTSHKNLKDLVDFISALPSRLPPATPVVGAIMSSNHTPSKCIIESRS
- the LOC125864397 gene encoding UDP-glycosyltransferase 76E1 isoform X17; its protein translation is MKIERKQRVVLVPYPFQGHLTPMLQLGSILHSQGFSVIVIHTEYNTPNYSNHPQFVFHSMDDGLQGIDLSFPSLENMYDLNENCKAPLRNYLVSMMEEEGDQLACIVYDNVMFFVDDVATQLKLPSIVLRTFSAAYLHSMITIFQQPEKYLPFEDSQLLDPLPELHPLRFKDVPFPTIKNTVSEPILDFCRAMSDIGSSVATIWNTMQDLESSMLLRLQEHYKVPFFPIGPLHKMAPLASSTSILEEDNSCIEWLDRQAPNSVLYVSLGSLVRIDDKELIETAWGLANSDQPFLWVIRPGSVSGFQCAEALPDGFEKMVGERGRIVKWAPQKQVLAHPAIAGFFTHCGWNSTVESICEQVPMICRPFLGDQPVNARYLSQIYKVGFELEVIERTVIEKTVRKLILSEEGKDVKKRVVDMKQNIVAAMQIEGTSHKNLNDLVDFISALPSRLAPPLPVVGAIMSSNHIASKCIIES
- the LOC125864421 gene encoding UDP-glycosyltransferase 76E1-like; translated protein: MKIERKQSVVLVPYPFQGHLTPMLQLGSILHSQGFSVIIAHPEYNTPKYSNHPEFVFHSMDDGLKGIEISLPSLENIYDLNENCKAPLRNYLVKMMKEEGDQLACIIYDNVMIFVDDVATQLRLPSIVLHTSSATYLHSMITIFQQPEKYFPFEGMRTNTFSASRF
- the LOC125864397 gene encoding UDP-glycosyltransferase 76E1 isoform X7, encoding MKIERKQRVVLVPYPFQGHLTPMLQLGSILHSQGFSVIVIHTEYNTPNYSNHPQFVFHSMDDGLQGIDLSFPSLENMYDLNENCKAPLRNYLVSMMEEEGDQLACIVYDNVMFFVDDVATQLKLPSIVLRTFSAAYLHSMITIFQQPEKYLPFEDSQLLDPLPELHPLRFKDVPFPTIKNTVSEPILDFCRAMSDIGSSVATIWNTMQDLESSMLLRLQEHYKVPFFPIGPLHKMAPLASSTSILEEDNSCIEWLDRQAPNSVLYVSLGSLVRIDDKELIETAWGLANSDQPFLWVIRPGSVSGFQCAEALPDGFEKMVGERGRIVKWAPQKQVLAHPAVAGFFTHCGWNSTLESILEEVPLICRPFLADQPVNARYLSQIYKVGFELEVMERTVIEKTIRKLMLSEEGKDVKKRVVDMKQNIVAAMQIDGTSHKNLKDLVDFISALPSRLPPATPVVGAIMSSNHTPSKCIIESRS
- the LOC125864397 gene encoding UDP-glycosyltransferase 76E1 isoform X13 — its product is MKIERKQRVVLVPYPFQGHLTPMLQLGSILHSQGFSVIVIHTEYNTPNYSNHPQFVFHSMDDGLQGIDLSFPSLENMYDLNENCKAPLRNYLVSMMEEEGDQLACIVYDNVMFFVDDVATQLKLPSIVLRTFSAAYLHSMITIFQQPEKYLPFEDSQLLDPLPELHPLRFKDVPFPTIKNTVSEPILDFCRAMSDIGSSVATIWNTMQDLESSMLLRLQEHYKVPFFPIGPLHKMAPLASSTSILEEDNSCIEWLDRQAPNSVLYVSLGSLVRIDDKELIETAWGLANSDQPFLWVIRPGSVSGFQCAEALPDGFEKMVGERGRIVKWAPQKQVLAHPAVAGFFTHCGWNSTLESILEEVPLICRPFLADQPVNARYLSQIYKVGFELEVMERTVIEKTIRKLMLSEEGKDVKKRVVDMKQNIVAAMQIDGTSHKNLNDLVDFISALPSRLAPPTPVFGAIMSSNHITIKCIIES
- the LOC125864397 gene encoding UDP-glycosyltransferase 76E1 isoform X16, with the translated sequence MKIERKQRVVLVPYPFQGHLTPMLQLGSILHSQGFSVIVIHTEYNTPNYSNHPQFVFHSMDDGLQGIDLSFPSLENMYDLNENCKAPLRNYLVSMMEEEGDQLACIVYDNVMFFVDDVATQLKLPSIVLRTFSAAYLHSMITIFQQPEKYLPFEDSQLLDPLPELHPLRFKDVPFPTIKNTVSEPILDFCRAMSDIGSSVATIWNTMQDLESSMLLRLQEHYKVPFFPIGPLHKMAPLASSTSILEEDNSCIEWLDRQAPNSVLYVSLGSLVRIDDKELIETAWGLANSDQPFLWVIRPGSVSGFQCAEALPDGFEKMVGERGRIVKWAPQKQVLAHPAIAGFFTHCGWNSTVESICEQVPMICRPFLADQPVNARYLSQIYKVGFELEVMERTVIEKTIRKLMLSEEGKDVKKRVVDMKQNIVAAMQIDGTSHKNLNDLVDFISALPSRLAPPTPVFGAIMSSNHITIKCIIES